The following is a genomic window from Dehalococcoidales bacterium.
AGAACTTGGCCGGCAGGTCATCCGCCCGCATTCTTTCTCCCAGGATCGCATTATAAGCTCGGATTAGAGCCCTTGCCCGGCGGGTACCTTTTTCCACCTCGGCGTAGTCTAAAGCAACTCCGGTAGCGTAAGAATATAACTCTGCCTCATCCCACCTCCGTATCGGGGTGAAGGGCTTGAAACCTATCCAGAAAATACAGAAGCCGAGGCAATCCGCCAGGGTATAATTACAGTGAGGCAGGTCCAGGTATTCTTTCCACTCCGGCGGATAGGTTCGGTTGACCGGGTCGACATAATCGTCATAGTCCGTAGCTCTGCGAGGCTGTTCACGTTCATCGGGACCGCCCCCGCCATATCTGGTATTATCCTGGCGGTCGCTCAGGATATAAGCTTTCGCTGCCGCGACCTGATGCATGGTCATGCCCCGGGTTTCCAGCTTTCTGACATGATTAGCGTATTCTTCAGCGCC
Proteins encoded in this region:
- a CDS encoding aldehyde ferredoxin oxidoreductase C-terminal domain-containing protein, yielding GAEEYANHVRKLETRGMTMHQVAAAKAYILSDRQDNTRYGGGGPDEREQPRRATDYDDYVDPVNRTYPPEWKEYLDLPHCNYTLADCLGFCIFWIGFKPFTPIRRWDEAELYSYATGVALDYAEVEKGTRRARALIRAYNAILGERMRADDLPAKFFAGIGPIPAMSRDALSKAIDSANKAMGYNVEGIPTREALEEIGLDYVAEELEQRGILSQPVSTPAV